In one Gracilinanus agilis isolate LMUSP501 chromosome 6, AgileGrace, whole genome shotgun sequence genomic region, the following are encoded:
- the ACP2 gene encoding lysosomal acid phosphatase isoform X3 has protein sequence MAGGPSVRCCCCGAQLPLLVGRGLGLLLLLLLLPPVPSTQARSLRFVTLLYRHGDRSPVKAYPKDPHQEGEWPQGFGQLTKEGMLQHWELGQALRLRYQGFLNASYHREEVFVRSTDFDRTLMSAEANLAGLFPVEGAQSFNPNITWQPIPVHTVPEAQDKQTHGLPLPSWASPQTMQRLRQLKDLSFRFLFGMYRPTEKARLQGGVLLAQIRKNLTWAASASQHSKLLVYSAHDTTLVALQMALGIYNGEQAPYASCHMFELYQEDDGNFSVEMYFRNDSTQAPWPLALPGCSQRCPLPDFLHLTLPVVPENWEQECQVLSSLADTEVIVALAVCGSILFLLILLLLTVLFRMQAQPPGYRHVADGEDHA, from the exons ATGGCGGGTGGACCGTCTGtccgctgctgctgctgtgggGCTCAGCTGCCGCTGCTCGTGGGCCGGGGTCTCggcctgctgctgctgctgctgctgctgccgccggtGCCGTCCACGCAAGCCCGAAGCCTCCGCTTTGTGACTTTG CTCTATCGCCATGGAGATCGCTCCCCAGTGAAGGCATACCCTAAGGATCCCCATCAGGAAGGGGAATGGCCTCAAGGCTTTGGCCAGCTCACCAAG GAGGGCATGCTCCAGCACTGGGAGCTGGGCCAAGCTTTACGGCTGCGCTATCAAGGCTTCCTCAATGCCTCCTACCACCGGGAAGAG GTTTTTGTTCGAAGCACAGACTTTGACCGCACCCTCATGAGTGCTGAGGCCAACCTGGCCGGCCTCTTCCCGGTGGAGGGGGCGCAGTCTTTCAACCCAAACATCACATGGCAGCCCATCCCTGTCCACACAGTTCCCGAGGCCCAGGACAAG CAAACCCATGGCCTGCCCTTGCCATCCTGGGCCTCACCCCAGACCATGCAGCGTCTTCGGCAACTCAAGGATCTCAGCTTCCGGTTCCTCTTTGGGATGTACCGGCCGACGGAGAAAGCCCGACTTCAAGGGG GGGTCCTCCTAGCTCAGATCCGGAAGAACCTGACGTGGGCAGCCTCAGCCTCCCAGCACTCAAAGCTACTAGTCTACTCTGCG CATGATACCACACTGGTGGCACTGCAGATGGCTCTGGGCATCTACAATGGTGAACAAGCTCCCTATGCTTCCTGCCACATGTTTGAACTTTACCAGGAAGATGATGG GAATTTTTCTGTGGAGATGTATTTCCGGAATGATAGTACCCAGGCACCATGGCCCTTGGCACTGCCTGGCTGCTCCCAGCGCTGCCCCCTACCTGACTTCTTACATCTCACTCTGCCTGTGGTGCCGGAGAATTGGGAACAGGAATGCCAGGTCCTGAGCAGTCTTGCAGACACAG AGGTGATCGTGGCCTTGGCCGTGTGTGGCTCCATCCTCTTCCTGCTCATCTTGCTGCTGCTCACAGTCCTCTTCCGAATGCAGGCCCAGCCTCCAGGTTACCGCCATGTTGCCGATGGGGAAGACCATGCCTGA
- the DDB2 gene encoding DNA damage-binding protein 2 gives MAPKRSAGRGKRSFLPPEPPPAKRRCVWTPGRGCRLPARDSGQRDDASGWNQTGLTGQREYPHSIIWALCQRKLGRAPRASFQQCLQQTFLHSLDSYRLFRTASPFDRRTTCLEWHPAHPSTLAVGSKGGDIILWDYEVLNKTYFIKGIGAGGSITGMKFNPLNTNQLFISSVEGTTTLKDFLGNTIRVFTRTNTWDNWYTSVDVSAKSRVVVTGDSVGNVILLNMDGKEVWNLRLHKKKVTHVALNPHCDWLLATASVDQTVKIWDLRQVRGKSCFVHWMPHERAVNAAYFSPDGARLLTTDQHSEIRVYSASHWTSPQLLIPHPHRHFQHLTPIKATWHPRYDLIVVGRYPDPNFAGFTPHEPRTVDLFDGSSGKMVCQLHDPDCSGIISLNKFNPMGDTLASTMGYNILIWSPEEAVRRKQEGLIKAMSEQGLGRDCLAHRCARRSRPGPTSSREQQKCLRLQGEARSKCKGKDPGP, from the exons ATGGCCCCTAAGCGATCGGCGGGCCGCGGCAAGAGGAGCTTCCTGCCTCCGGAGCCGCCCCCGGCCAAGAGGCGGTGTGTGTGGACTCCCGGCCGCGGATGCCGGCTGCCAGCCCGGG ACTCGGGCCAAAGGGATGATGCTTCAGGCTGGAATCAGACTGGGTTGACTGGTCAGAGGGAATACCCTCATAGCATCATCTGGGCTCTATGCCAACGTAAGCTGGGCAGAGCTCCTCGGGCATCGTTCCAGCAG TGTCTTCAGCAGACCTTTTTGCACTCTCTGGACTCTTACCGACTTTTCCGAACAGCCAGTCCCTTTGACCGGAGAACGACGTGCCTGGAGTGGCATCCAGCTCACCCCAGCACTCTGGCCGTGGGTTCCAAGGGTGGAGACATCATCCTCTGGGACTATGAAGTGCTGAACAAAACCTATTTCATTAAAGGG attgGAGCAGGAGGGAGCATCACTGGGATGAAGTTTAACCCTCTCAATACCAACCAGCTGTTCATTTCTTCAGTGGAGGGGACCACCACTCTGAAGGACTTTCTGGGCAACACAATTCGAGTTTTCACCAGAACAAACACTTGGGA CAATTGGTACACCAGTGTGGATGTGTCTGCCAAAAGCCGCGTGGTGGTCACAGGAGACAGTGTGGGCAATGTGATTTTGCTGAACATGGATGGCAAAGAG GTCTGGAATCTTAGACTTCACAAAAAGAAGGTGACCCATGTAGCTCTGAATCCTCACTGTGACTGGTTGCTGGCCACAGCCTCAGTGGACCAAACGGTGAAAATCTGGGACTTGCGCCAGGTCAGAGGGAAATCTTGCTTCGTTCACTGGATGCCTCATGAGCGTGCTGTCAATGCAG CTTATTTCAGTCCAGATGGGGCCAGACTCTTGACCACAGACCAGCACAGCGAGATCCGGGTATACTCGGCCTCCCATTGGACAAGTCCCCAGCTTCTCATTCCCCACCCTCATCGCCACTTCCAGCACCTCACACCCATCAAG gCAACATGGCATCCTCGTTATGACCTCATTGTGGTGGGGCGGTACCCAGACCCCAATTTTGCAGGTTTCACTCCTCATGAGCCTCGGACGGTTGACTTATTTGACGGCAGCTCTGGGAAGATGGTGTGTCAGCTTCATGATCCAGATTGCTCTGGCATCATCTCG CTAAACAAGTTTAATCCCATGGGGGACACCTTGGCCTCTACAATGG GTTACAACATTCTTATCTGGAGCCCAGAGGAGGCTGTGAGAAGGAAGCAGGAGGGACTGATCAAGGCCATGAGTGAACAAGGACTAGGGAGGGATTGTTTAGCCCACCGATGCGCCCGTCGAAGCAGGCCTGGCCCAACCTCTAGTAGAGAGCAGCAGAAATGTCTGCGTCTGCAAGGGGAAGCAAGAAGCAAATGCAAAGGGAAGGATCCAGGGCCCTGA
- the ACP2 gene encoding lysosomal acid phosphatase isoform X2, with the protein MAGGPSVRCCCCGAQLPLLVGRGLGLLLLLLLLPPVPSTQARSLRFVTLEGMLQHWELGQALRLRYQGFLNASYHREEVFVRSTDFDRTLMSAEANLAGLFPVEGAQSFNPNITWQPIPVHTVPEAQDKLLKFPMGPCPRFEQLQNETRQSPEYQNETLRNAQFLEMVANETGVTDLTLETAWNVYDTLFCEQTHGLPLPSWASPQTMQRLRQLKDLSFRFLFGMYRPTEKARLQGGVLLAQIRKNLTWAASASQHSKLLVYSAHDTTLVALQMALGIYNGEQAPYASCHMFELYQEDDGNFSVEMYFRNDSTQAPWPLALPGCSQRCPLPDFLHLTLPVVPENWEQECQVLSSLADTEVIVALAVCGSILFLLILLLLTVLFRMQAQPPGYRHVADGEDHA; encoded by the exons ATGGCGGGTGGACCGTCTGtccgctgctgctgctgtgggGCTCAGCTGCCGCTGCTCGTGGGCCGGGGTCTCggcctgctgctgctgctgctgctgctgccgccggtGCCGTCCACGCAAGCCCGAAGCCTCCGCTTTGTGACTTTG GAGGGCATGCTCCAGCACTGGGAGCTGGGCCAAGCTTTACGGCTGCGCTATCAAGGCTTCCTCAATGCCTCCTACCACCGGGAAGAG GTTTTTGTTCGAAGCACAGACTTTGACCGCACCCTCATGAGTGCTGAGGCCAACCTGGCCGGCCTCTTCCCGGTGGAGGGGGCGCAGTCTTTCAACCCAAACATCACATGGCAGCCCATCCCTGTCCACACAGTTCCCGAGGCCCAGGACAAG CTATTGAAGTTCCCAATGGGACCCTGTCCCCGGTTTGAGCAGCTACAGAACGAGACTCGCCAGAGCCCAGAATACCAAAATGAGACCCTGAGGAATGCC CAATTTCTGGAGATGGTGGCTAATGAGACAGGTGTCACAGACCTGACCCTGGAGACAGCCTGGAATGTCTATGACACCCTCTTCTGTGAG CAAACCCATGGCCTGCCCTTGCCATCCTGGGCCTCACCCCAGACCATGCAGCGTCTTCGGCAACTCAAGGATCTCAGCTTCCGGTTCCTCTTTGGGATGTACCGGCCGACGGAGAAAGCCCGACTTCAAGGGG GGGTCCTCCTAGCTCAGATCCGGAAGAACCTGACGTGGGCAGCCTCAGCCTCCCAGCACTCAAAGCTACTAGTCTACTCTGCG CATGATACCACACTGGTGGCACTGCAGATGGCTCTGGGCATCTACAATGGTGAACAAGCTCCCTATGCTTCCTGCCACATGTTTGAACTTTACCAGGAAGATGATGG GAATTTTTCTGTGGAGATGTATTTCCGGAATGATAGTACCCAGGCACCATGGCCCTTGGCACTGCCTGGCTGCTCCCAGCGCTGCCCCCTACCTGACTTCTTACATCTCACTCTGCCTGTGGTGCCGGAGAATTGGGAACAGGAATGCCAGGTCCTGAGCAGTCTTGCAGACACAG AGGTGATCGTGGCCTTGGCCGTGTGTGGCTCCATCCTCTTCCTGCTCATCTTGCTGCTGCTCACAGTCCTCTTCCGAATGCAGGCCCAGCCTCCAGGTTACCGCCATGTTGCCGATGGGGAAGACCATGCCTGA
- the ACP2 gene encoding lysosomal acid phosphatase isoform X1, with the protein MAGGPSVRCCCCGAQLPLLVGRGLGLLLLLLLLPPVPSTQARSLRFVTLLYRHGDRSPVKAYPKDPHQEGEWPQGFGQLTKEGMLQHWELGQALRLRYQGFLNASYHREEVFVRSTDFDRTLMSAEANLAGLFPVEGAQSFNPNITWQPIPVHTVPEAQDKLLKFPMGPCPRFEQLQNETRQSPEYQNETLRNAQFLEMVANETGVTDLTLETAWNVYDTLFCEQTHGLPLPSWASPQTMQRLRQLKDLSFRFLFGMYRPTEKARLQGGVLLAQIRKNLTWAASASQHSKLLVYSAHDTTLVALQMALGIYNGEQAPYASCHMFELYQEDDGNFSVEMYFRNDSTQAPWPLALPGCSQRCPLPDFLHLTLPVVPENWEQECQVLSSLADTEVIVALAVCGSILFLLILLLLTVLFRMQAQPPGYRHVADGEDHA; encoded by the exons ATGGCGGGTGGACCGTCTGtccgctgctgctgctgtgggGCTCAGCTGCCGCTGCTCGTGGGCCGGGGTCTCggcctgctgctgctgctgctgctgctgccgccggtGCCGTCCACGCAAGCCCGAAGCCTCCGCTTTGTGACTTTG CTCTATCGCCATGGAGATCGCTCCCCAGTGAAGGCATACCCTAAGGATCCCCATCAGGAAGGGGAATGGCCTCAAGGCTTTGGCCAGCTCACCAAG GAGGGCATGCTCCAGCACTGGGAGCTGGGCCAAGCTTTACGGCTGCGCTATCAAGGCTTCCTCAATGCCTCCTACCACCGGGAAGAG GTTTTTGTTCGAAGCACAGACTTTGACCGCACCCTCATGAGTGCTGAGGCCAACCTGGCCGGCCTCTTCCCGGTGGAGGGGGCGCAGTCTTTCAACCCAAACATCACATGGCAGCCCATCCCTGTCCACACAGTTCCCGAGGCCCAGGACAAG CTATTGAAGTTCCCAATGGGACCCTGTCCCCGGTTTGAGCAGCTACAGAACGAGACTCGCCAGAGCCCAGAATACCAAAATGAGACCCTGAGGAATGCC CAATTTCTGGAGATGGTGGCTAATGAGACAGGTGTCACAGACCTGACCCTGGAGACAGCCTGGAATGTCTATGACACCCTCTTCTGTGAG CAAACCCATGGCCTGCCCTTGCCATCCTGGGCCTCACCCCAGACCATGCAGCGTCTTCGGCAACTCAAGGATCTCAGCTTCCGGTTCCTCTTTGGGATGTACCGGCCGACGGAGAAAGCCCGACTTCAAGGGG GGGTCCTCCTAGCTCAGATCCGGAAGAACCTGACGTGGGCAGCCTCAGCCTCCCAGCACTCAAAGCTACTAGTCTACTCTGCG CATGATACCACACTGGTGGCACTGCAGATGGCTCTGGGCATCTACAATGGTGAACAAGCTCCCTATGCTTCCTGCCACATGTTTGAACTTTACCAGGAAGATGATGG GAATTTTTCTGTGGAGATGTATTTCCGGAATGATAGTACCCAGGCACCATGGCCCTTGGCACTGCCTGGCTGCTCCCAGCGCTGCCCCCTACCTGACTTCTTACATCTCACTCTGCCTGTGGTGCCGGAGAATTGGGAACAGGAATGCCAGGTCCTGAGCAGTCTTGCAGACACAG AGGTGATCGTGGCCTTGGCCGTGTGTGGCTCCATCCTCTTCCTGCTCATCTTGCTGCTGCTCACAGTCCTCTTCCGAATGCAGGCCCAGCCTCCAGGTTACCGCCATGTTGCCGATGGGGAAGACCATGCCTGA